In Scylla paramamosain isolate STU-SP2022 chromosome 1, ASM3559412v1, whole genome shotgun sequence, one DNA window encodes the following:
- the LOC135106896 gene encoding interleukin enhancer-binding factor 3 homolog isoform X5 encodes MKAESNFPFQSTEPVKVPNPAKQVPEGAASMHPVMVLHQMKPGLLYNTNQTTRDNKPFFTVTADIDGKEFSGEGTNVKKAKFFLANTAILGLYGVESTFEISA; translated from the exons ATGAAAGCAGAATCAAACTTTCCATTCCAGTCAACTGAACCTGTGAAAGTTCCCAATCCGGCCAAGCAGGTCCCAGAAGGTGCGGCGTCCATGCACCCCGTGATGGTGCTGCACCAGATGAAGCCTGGCCTGCTGTACAACACTAACCAGACCACCAGGGATAACAAGCCTTTCTTCACCGTCACCGCCGACATCGATGGCAAGGAGTTCTCAGGCGAGG GGACAAATGTGAAGAAAGCCAAGTTCTTCCTGGCCAACACAGCAATACTGGGACTGTACGGGGTAGAATCCACCTTTGAGATCTCCGCTTAA
- the LOC135106896 gene encoding interleukin enhancer-binding factor 3 homolog isoform X4, whose translation MLTEPMKAESNFPFQSTEPVKVPNPAKQVPEGAASMHPVMVLHQMKPGLLYNTNQTTRDNKPFFTVTADIDGKEFSGEGTNVKKAKFFLANTAILGLYGVESTFEISA comes from the exons ATG ttaaCCGAGCCAATGAAAGCAGAATCAAACTTTCCATTCCAGTCAACTGAACCTGTGAAAGTTCCCAATCCGGCCAAGCAGGTCCCAGAAGGTGCGGCGTCCATGCACCCCGTGATGGTGCTGCACCAGATGAAGCCTGGCCTGCTGTACAACACTAACCAGACCACCAGGGATAACAAGCCTTTCTTCACCGTCACCGCCGACATCGATGGCAAGGAGTTCTCAGGCGAGG GGACAAATGTGAAGAAAGCCAAGTTCTTCCTGGCCAACACAGCAATACTGGGACTGTACGGGGTAGAATCCACCTTTGAGATCTCCGCTTAA
- the LOC135106896 gene encoding uncharacterized protein LOC135106896 isoform X1 — translation MKGRHRSCTFASILGCGGNWRTAVPEPAVDAFPAPELNGQPAANLNFNQNSSDTAGQDNHRNTDMHAPDMDMKMEGQESHVMVSDSDASVQEGERQAETRKCPWEKPGGREDVNRANESRIKLSIPVN, via the exons ATGAAGGGACGTCACAGATCATGCACATTTGCTTCCATATTGG GTTGCGGTGGAAACTGGCGTACAGCTGTGCCTGAGCCTGCCGTGGATGCATTCCCAGCCCCCGAACTGAACGGTCAACCTGCCGCCAATCTCAACTTCAACCAGAACAGCTCGGACACGGCTGGCCAGGACAACCACCGCAACACAGACATGCATGCACCTGATATGGACATGAAAATGGAGGGACAGGAG TCCCACGTGATGGTGTCCGACAGTGACGCCTCAGTGCAGGAGGGGGAACGGCAGGCAGAGACCCGCAAGTGCCCCTGGGAGAAGCCTGGAGGTAGGGAGGATG ttaaCCGAGCCAATGAAAGCAGAATCAAACTTTCCATTCCAGTCAACTGA